A single window of Colletotrichum destructivum chromosome 9, complete sequence DNA harbors:
- a CDS encoding Putative AttH-like domain superfamily protein yields MGRFSCRCFALVLGVTSAFKFDFVPERTSVATFHSNLPELYSLQESQLQSPEQNSYWIAAFVTATNNHQYAVMSQTFLSLSGQAQYQSAILDLEDTNNYWRTAGSSPLIGNATIKNGVLDIELEAFGFRGVSQDSVSTMNMWGEAETHALNITFDSSPVLLNAGVGRFRWGTGVTTQWSLPRCKTQGTFTINGTTLEIDPERSLTWYDRQHGFGGPSNFTWFGIVFSGGVKVSAWLSDTTGPFEQQLRFATVHAEDGLHLLRLKEEPGTRGPWTSPNTNLTYAQSWSLKFDNGDALSIRTVREDQERLLAAPFYSGVVEVEGSFFGQQHGFGFVDIVTSPL; encoded by the exons ATGGGGCGTTTCAGCTGCCGTTGCTTTGCGCTGGTGTTGGGAGTAACCTCTGCCTTCAAGTTCGATTTTGTGCCAGAACGCACAAGCGTCGCTACTTTCCAC TCAAACCTACCAGAACTGTACTCTCTTCAGGAGTCTCAGCTGCAATCTCCAGAACAAAACTCCTACTGGATAGCAGCCTTCGTCACCGCCACCAACAACCACCAGTATGCAGTCATGTCTCAAACGTTCTTGTCTTTGAGTGGTCAGGCTCAGTATCAGTCTGCGATTCTTGATCTCGAAGACACCAACAACTACTGGCGCACGGCAGGCTCATCACCGCTGATTGGAAATGCAACAATTAAGAATGGCGTGCTTGATATTGAACTCGAAGCATTTGGGTTTAGAGGGGTCTCTCAAGACAGTGTTTCCACAATGAACATGTGGGGTGAAGCAGAGACGCATGCACTGAACATCACCTTCGACTCCTCGCCAGTGCTCCTGAACGCTGGCGTTGGCCGATTTCGGTGGGGGACTGGTGTCACGACGCAATGGTCACTGCCGAGATGCAAGACTCAAGGAACCTTCACTATCAACGGTACCACCCTTGAGATCGATCCTGAGAGGTCCCTGACGTGGTACGATCGTCAGCATGGCTTTGGTGGACCAAGTAATTTCACATGGTTCGGCATTGTTTTCTCGGGTGGTGTGAAAGTCAGCGCCTGGCTCTCTGACACCACGGGACCTTTTGAACAGCAGCTGAGGTTTGCCACCGTTCACGCAGAAGACGGGCTTCACCTCCTCCGGTTGAAGGAAGAGCCGGGAACCAGGGGCCCTTGGACATCGCCCAACACAAACCTGACCTACGCTCAAAGTTGGAGTTTGAAGTTCGACAACGGGGATGCTTTGAGCATAAGAACCGTCCGGGAAGACCAAGAGAGACTGCTTGCAGCCCCATTCTATAGCGGAGTCGTCGAGGTAGAGGGCAGTTTCTTCGGTCAGCAGCACGGATTCGGCTTTGTGGACATTGTTACAAGTCCTCTTTAG
- a CDS encoding Putative aminotransferase class-III, pyridoxal phosphate-dependent transferase, major yields the protein MASGSHGVIKTMSKHAPVDSPAVETSKAAPVVSAVLHRSLKKAPPQVVSANGKYLTFADGRTILDTTCGAAVACIGSNNERVKRAMVEQIDKFSYCNSMFFGHEVGEQLATMLIQGTGGAMSKAYFMCSGSEAMESAMKLARQYYMELSPQQPKRVNFIAREGSYHGTTLGSLSMSGHVARRSLFLDLLLPNIARVSACNAYRGMTEGQTTEEYVAQLADELDRKFQELGPDTVCAFVAEPVVGAALGCVPAVPGYFKAMKSVCDKYGALLILDEVMSGMGRSGTLHAWQHEDVIPDIQTIAKGLGGGYAPMAGMLINHRVAKVLGDGTGTFSHGHTYQGHPVGCAAALEVQRIIQEEELVSNVRKQGLLLEKLLREHLGDHPYVGNIRGKGLFWGIEFVCDKLTKEPFPRSADVANRIYLTGFNEFGISLYPGTGTKDGVLGDHVLLAPAYTSTSEEIEYIAARTRDTIYRAFDELSASTDGFENHFVSQ from the exons ATGGCTAGTGGCTCCCACGGGGTCATCAAGACCATGTCGAAACATGCCCCTGTCGACAGTCCCGCGGTTGAAACGTCAAAAGCAGCTCCTGTTGTCAGCGCTGTCCTTCATCGCTCATTGAAGAAAGCACCGCCACAAGTCGTCTCGGCAAATGGCAAATATTTGACTTTTGCTGATGGCCGAACTATCCTTGACACAACATGCGGTGCAGCCGTTGCATGCATAGGCTCGAACAATGAAAGAGTAAAGCGAGCGATGGTCGAGCAAATCGACAAGTTTTCTTACTGCAATTCCATGTTCTTTGGTCATGAAGTTGGAGAGCAGTTGGCGACTATGTTGATTCAGGGCACTGGGGGCGCCATGTCGAAAGCCTACTTCATGTGTTCTG GATCAGAAGCTATGGAGTCTGCCATGAAACTGGCGCGGCAGTACTACATGGAACTATCTCCTCAACAGCCCAAACGCGTCAACTTCATTGCCAGGGAAGGCTCGTATCACGGCACGACACTGGGTTCGCTTTCGATGAGCGGCCACGTAGCTAGGCGAAGCCTCTTCTTGGATCTTTTGCTACCAAACATCGCAAGAGTCTCGGCTTGTAACGCATACCGTGGAATGACGGAGGGTCAGACGACCGAAGAGTACGTTGCGCAACTAGCGGATGAGCTGGACCGCAAATTTCAAGAGTTGGGACCCGACACGGTGTGTGCATTTGTTGCTGAGCCCGTCGTTGGCGCT GCGTTGGGATGTGTCCCAGCTGTCCCCGGGTATTTCAAAGCCATGAAATCGGTTTGCGACAAATACGGCGCTCTTCTCATCTTAGATG AGGTTATGTCTGGCATGGGTCGCTCGGGCACGTTGCATGCATGGCAGCATGAAGATGTTATTCCAGATATACAGACCATCGCGAAAGGACTTGGAGGCGGTTACGCGCCAATGGCTGGTATGTTGATCAATCACCGCGTAGCAAAGGTTCTCGGGGATGGCACCGG AACTTTCTCTCATGGACACACCTATCAAGGCCACCCAGTTGGGTGTGCTGCAGCACTAGAAGTGCAGCGCATCATCCAAGAAGAGGAACTCGTTTCAAATGTTCGAAAGCAGGGACTTTTGCTTGAAAAGCTTTTGCGCGAGCATTTGGGTGACCATCCCTATGTCGGCAACATCAGAGGAAAGGGCCTCTTCTGGGGA ATTGAGTTTGTTTGTGACAAATTGACCAAAGAGCCATTCCCACGGTCAGCAGATGTCGCTAACAGAATATACCTCACGGGATTTAATGAGTTCGGAATCAGTCTCTATCCCGGAACTGGGACAAAAGACGGCGTTCTGGGCGATCACGTTCTTCTTGCGCCTGCTTACACAAGCACCAGCGAAGAGATTGAATACATTGCTGCAAGAACTAGAGATACCATCTATCGAGCTTTTGACGAGCTTAGCGCTAGTACTGATGGTTTTGAAAACCACTTTGTTTCACAGTAG